Genomic DNA from Shouchella patagoniensis:
ACGAGACAGTTTAGTAATCGGAATCAAGTAAATTTAAAAATCTATCTTTTGAAATGAAGATAGATTTTTTACATGTCAGATAGTGCAAAATAACACTCAATATATGTGCAAAATAAAATCAAAAATGACAATCAGTAGATACAAAGGTGTCATAACTTAGTTTCATATATAAGGAGTGTTTTTACGTGAAATATGGCTATTGTCGTGTCTCAACCGTAGGTCAGTCTTTATAGTCGCAAGAAAAGTCTGTAATTTTAGCGGGCGCTGAAATTGTTTTTAGAGATACATACACAGGAACCAAAGTGGTCAGGCCTCAGTTCCAAACATTGCTGAAAAATTTAAAAGGAGGGGACTCGTTAATAATTACGAAGTTAGATCGATTTGCTAGATCCACACTAGAAGATACAAAAATAATTAAAGGTTTATTTGAAAAAGGAATTACAGTTAACATCTTAAACATGGGTGTGGTTGAAAACACGCCGAATGGCCGCTTAATCTTTAATATATTCTTGAGCTTTGAGGAATTTGAACGGGATATGATTTTTGAAAGAACTCAAGAAGGAAAAATGATTGCAAAGCAGCGCGAAGACTTTCGAGAGGGGCCTCCAAGGAAATACGGAAAAAAACAGATTGAGCATGCACTTTGTTTAAAAGAGACTCACTCTTACAAAGAAGTAGAAGAGATAACAGGGATCTCCAAAAGTACGTTAATTAGAGCTAAAAAGCAAATAACAAATGAACATAGTTTCCCCTCAATGAGTTAATACCTAGGTGAATATTTACTACTGGTACCGATTTTATTTGGATAAAATATTCGGGAAAAGGCTAGTAACTGTTGAACACAACCTTTCGATATATTTCCCTCTATTTTTATCCTCTTTAATTTTGAGTTCATTTCTCTACTCAACTAATTCTTACATTACTATATGACTCATTTCTAATCATCTTTGTCTGATTTTTTGATGTCTCGTTGTAACTTAAATAACATTTCTTGAATATGACCCAGTCTTTCATTTGTAATTGAATAGATCTGGAATAATATAATTACAAATATCCATATGATTAAAGTAACAGGTATGGCAAACAATATGTGTCAATCATGGCACTTCCGTAATTTATAAAGTTATACCCAATAATCAAATTAAAAATTAGAATTACAACACAAACAATAGTGAGTAGAGCAATCATTGATTCTACCAACCTTTCATCATCATTTACCAGGATAGTGTTTCAGCGGCTTCGCTAATATTACCGCTAGTTGTACTATATGTATTTCTTTATCTCTCAAAAACTTATCCATCTCTGATTCATCAATTTCGTACTTGAACTCATTTAGTGATGACGCTTTCATATTAGCTTGGGTATCATCAGACAAGAAAAGTAGTGCAGAAGCGGTTACAACAGCAGCGGATACAGTAATCTTTTTCATTTTCATAGCCCCTTTCTAGATTGAGAAGATTACTAATAAAAGAGTATACTCTAGATGAAGAGGAGGATGTTTATGAACGTTACAGTTATTGGAACTGGAAGGATGGGTTCAGTTATTGCCAAGCGTCTTCCTTTAGAACATAACCGACTTTTAATTAACAATGGAAAATCTGAGGGCAAAGAATTGGCTGAACGCATAGGAGCTGCTTACACAACCGACCTAGGAAAACTAGAAGAGAGCGACGTCATCATCCTGTGTGTCCCGGCAGCTACTACATCAATAATTGCTAAACAAGCAGCTTCTTTTGCCAAAGATGGAGCGATCCTCATTAATTGTTCAACGAAAGCTTTTTTTGAAGAACAGTTAAAGCAGAATTACTTAAATCTTTATTTTGTGGAAGCTAAAATTATTGGTCACGCAGGATCTTTAGAGCAAGGGAAGTCTGCTATTGTCGTTGTCGATACGGATAAAAGAGAGGTGTTTCATATGATTGCTGATTTATTTTATGGAATGGGTTCCGTCCGAATGGGTGATGCAAAAAGTGTACCTGTTTTATCTACAATGGCAGCTGAAGCAGGCTTAAGAACGGCGGTTGCATTACGCAAACAATTAACGATGTATGGATTGCCAGAGGAAATGGAAAACATTCTTATTGAAAGTGTGTGTGCAGGAACGATGAGTGCATATGTCCGAAATGACTTAGGACATTTTGGTCAAGAACTTGCTGAGAAACTGGAAAGCGAGACAGGTGGGAATTGAGATGAGAGAGGTATACAGTGACATCATTCAATTTAGAGGCTCTCATGAAGAGTTTGGCTACAAGCAAGGAGTGCTTTTAAAAAATTCATTTACAGTACTTAATCGAGAAAACCAATGGAAGGTGCGGAAGAAAAGGTTTTTAATTGATATAGATGAAGCAAAGAAAGAAATTACAGCGATTTCTCAACCAATATGGCATGAGCTTATTGGTTTACGGGAAGCTCTTGAATGGTCGATGGAACGTGTTCTTGCAGAATTTGGTGGATACCGTGTTCCTTATAATCGATCTGGCTGCTCTATCGCAACGGGAACAAATTATTTGATCCGTAACTATGATTATCATCCAAAGACGTATGAAGGTCGTTATACATTGTTTCAACCAAACGATGGAGGTTATGCGGTGATGGCACCGAGCCAGCGCATTACTGGAAGAATGGATGGAATGAATGAAGCTGGTCTTGCCATGGGCTACAACTTTATGAATCGAAAAAACCCTGGCCCAGGATTTATTTGCTGTATGATAGGACGATTTATTTTAGAGACGTGTGCGACAGTAGAGGAAGCTGTTCAATTACTACAAACAATTCCTCATCGCCATTCGTTTAGTTACATTGTTTATGATAGAAGTGGAAAGACGATGATTGTTGAAGCGACACCGAGGGAGACGCATGTCCGATCTGCAATCCGTTGTACAAATCACTTCGAACAATTAGCTAAAGAAAATCGCCATCATTTAGTTGATTCAAAGCGAAGGTTAGAAGTGCTTGAGGAAAGTCAAAGAAAGGAGTTATCTGCAAAAGAAGCTTATTCCTTATTTAATGGGCAGCATCGTGGTCTTTTCTCCGATTTGTATTCGAGTTGGGCCGGAACAATTCACACTTCAATGTATTTTCCTGATGAGTTGAAATCATGGTTTGCAATTGGTCCAGACAAGAAGCCATTTGTTATTGATTTTGGAGAATGGCTTGAGGGCAAAGATGTAAGTGAAGAGCGTATTACGGGGGGAATCGACACGGACGTACCCTTTTTACATATGGACTTCCCCGCAGACTGGTCTAGAACCAAATAGCAATGTGCTTTAGCTAAGTCGTTTCTGGGTATATTACCTTAAAGAGAAGAAAGGGGCGTGTCTATGATTCGTAAAGTAGCAGCGCGAGTCCTCACAGTAGTTGCAATTTATGGCGTGAAGAAAGTGATTAATCGTTTTGTTTTAAAAAGTAAATCAGCAAAATCGTAGTTGCAGGTGTGATAGCAATATCGGTAATAGCGATAAATTATAGCAGACTTGCTTTAATTTAAACAAAATCCCATTGAAGATTTCCTTCAATGGGATTTTAACGATAAGATGAATGGATAAAGGGGAGAGCGTTTAGCGCTTAGCGATAGAATATTTGGTAACCGTCCTCGTCCGTGCATTTCAATTGCTAAGTGCATGTTTTCCTTATGTAGATGTTCATCAAAAAAAGAATAGACCGATCGTAATTGGAATGAAGGACCATATTAATAAGATCAAGCAAAAGCCCATAATATCTCGAACTTTTAAACCGGCAATGGAGAGAACTGGCAAAGCCCAAAATGGTTGAATCATATTTGTCCATGCATCGCCCCAAGCGACGGCCATAGCTACGCGAGCGGTATCCGCACCTAATTCAAGAGCTGCGGGAACCATAATGGGTCCTTGAACAGCCCATTGACCACCACCAGAAGGGATAAAGAAATTAATAATGCCAGCACTAATAAATGTTAAAAAAGGTAACGTTGCTTCAGTTGAGATATTGACGAACCACATAGCAATTTGCTCCGAAAGTCCAGAGGCAACCATCATCCCCATAATTCCTGCATAAAATGGGAATTGAATAATAATTCCGCCTGCATTTTTCACCCCTTGTGTAACGGAATCAAGAAAACGTTTAGGTGTCCGATGAAATAAAATTCCCAAAAATAAAAATGTGAAATTTACAATATTTATGTTTAAATCTAATCCATTGGCTATGAAGTGAAAAAAGATAAAAACCAGTCCTGCTCCACCAATGATCCAAGATAAGATTTGGCTGTTTTCGAGACGCTCAGCGGGTGTTAAAAGATTGTCAGAAGCAGCTGCGAGCTCTATTTTTTTATCAGCTTCTAAAAAAGTAGGATCAATCAACGTTTTGTCTTTAATTGATTTTAAGGAGAAATAATTAATAACTGGTAATGTTGCAATTAACGTAATCACAATAAAAAGATTATAAGGTGTTAATAACGTTTGTGTAACTGAAATTAAGCCTAACGAATCAATTAAAAAATGATTATTGGAGGCTATTGTTAAGGGAATAGACGCGGATAACCCTCCGTGCCAAAGAAGAAAACCACTATAAGCAGAAGCAATTAAAAGACGATAATCAACCGTAGGCACTCTTTTCACAACGTGTTTGGCAAATAAAGCACCAATTACTAGACCGAACCCATAGTTAATTAAACAAGCAAAAGATGCGACAAGTGTAACAAGAACAATTGCTTGCCCTGGCGTATTAGCAAGGGTGGCTAGACGTTTCAGTAATTTAGTTATCACGCTAGAGCTTGCGAAAATATAACCAGTTACTACAATCAGAGCCATCTGCATTGTAAATGATAATAAATCCCAAAAGCCTGATCCCCAATAATTGACCATATCAACAGGAGAGCTGTTTGTTGCAAATACTCCTATTATAAAAACAAGGATTGTTAAAAGAATCGCAAAAATAAATGCATCAGGTAAATAACGTTGAACAATGCGATCAAAAAAACGTGTCATAGCTCCAAACATAACAAAACCACCTTTTTCAAATCTTTATTGTAATAAAGTTAACAATTGTAAGAGAGATGAAAGTCTCGTAAGCAAATTGTATGTATGCGCTTTCTTTGGCGTGTATTTTACCTTATATCAGAGTTAATGGAGAAGTCAATAATAGAGTTTTTCTATTCACTCAATAACAAAAATGACTTCAATAAAATGGGCTTCTATTTTTTTGTTAACAATTAGGCATCCTAAAAAAATCTTTTCAAGAAATTATCCCAATTGAAACAATGGCCTTACACTGATAGCGTAAAGTAGAGAGAAAAAGGAGGCTATGTCATGAAAAAGCAGGCAATATTGGTATTGGTTGCCCTAGGGATATTATCAATTTACGCCGAAGAAGCGGGCGCCAAAGAGAAAACGGTTCGTATTTTACATACAAATGATTCTCATGGTAGGGCATTTGAAGGTGAGTTTGACGGCATGGGCTTTGCTAAGTTAAAAACAATGATCGAAGAGAATCAGGGAGAACACTCCCTTTTGCTTGATGCTGGCGATACATTTCACGGCACAACATTTGCCACTTTGGATCAAGGTGAATCCATACTGAAAACATATAATCAGATTGGCTATGATGCACTTGTGCCTGGAAATCATGATTTTAATTATGGACTTGACCGCTTGCAAGAGCTTGCGGAGATGGCGAATTTCCCAGTTATTGGAGCGAATGTGCTTGATGCGTCTGGTGACCCATTATTTGAGCCTTACATTTTACGCGAAGTGAATGGTGTGACACTTGGTATTTTTGGTTTATCAACTCCAGAAACTGCTTATAAAACCCATCCAGACAATGTGAAAGAGGTTGTATTTGATGACCCATCTGTTACAGCAGCGAGAATGGTGAAGGAGCTAGAGGAAGAAGATGTGGATGTCATTATTGGTTTATCACATTTAGGAATTGATGAATCGAGTGTGGACACAAGTGAAAAAGTAGCTGCTGAAGTCCAAGGTATTGATGTGATAATTGATGGACATAGCCATTCGATTTTGACGCATGGTGTTGAGGCAGGCAACGAGACGTTAATTGCAAGTGCTGGAGAATATGTGCAAAATCTTGGCATCGTTGAATTAACATTTGAAGAGGATGAATTGGTAGAGAAAAAAGCATGGTTAATGAATCAAGAAGATGCTGGTGAGCCAGATGAAGAAGTGGAATCACTCTTAACCGATATGGAGGCAAATCAACAAGAACTGTTGGCAGAAGTTGTGGGCAAGACTGCAATTAAACTAAACGGTGAGCGTGAGCATGTACGGGTTGAAGAAACGAATCTTGGCAATCTCATTGCTGATGTACTGCGAGAAGCAACTGACGCTGATATTGCCTTGACAAATGGCGGTGGGATTCGCGCATCGATTGCGCCAGGTCAGATTACAAAAGGAGACCTTGTTTCTGTTTCACCGTTTGGTAACTTCGGAGTTACGAAAGAAGTGACTGGAGCTCAGTTGATTGAGTTGCTAGAGAATGGTGTAAAGGCATACCCTGAACCAAGTGGTGGTTTCCCGCAAATTAGTGGATTTACTTTTGCATTTAATCCAGATGCTCCATCTGGTAGTCGTGTCCATTCAGTTGAAATTGCTGGTGAGCCAATAACTGAAGATACAACGTATGTGTTGGCTACAAATGACTTTCTAGCAGCAGGCGGTGATGAATATAATCAATTGGCTGAAGCCCCTTTAGTAAATGAGTTTAATGCGATTGATGAGCTGCTAATGAATTATTTACAGAGCGCAGGTGAGATCGCGCCTGAAGTGACGGGTAGAATGATTGTAGACGAGGGAATAGAACCAGGGGGAAATAGCGAATCAGCGCTGTATATCATTCAACCAGGAGATACATTATTTGAAATTGGACTCAACCACAATCTTCTTTGGACAACATTGATGGAATTAAACCCACATCTTTACGATAGCGATCTTATTTACGCAGGTGCAACAATTAAAATTCAGTAAGGATAGAGGAGCCTTGCGAGAATCGTCGAATAGGATTGTAATGAAAGGAGTGAGGAGGAGTGAAACGTTCTCGAAAACTCATGATGTTTAGTATAAGCTTTTTGATGCTAGTTGGGTGTGGAAGAGAAGATGAGACAGGTGGAAATAAAAGCATCATTCAACATAATAATCAAGAAGTAGGGCAAATTAGCATCGCTCAAAATACATTTGCCAATACACTACTAAGTGAAGTATGGAAAGAGAACAAGGGCGAGAATATGCTAGTCTCACCATACAGTGTTTATCATGCTCTCTCGATGCTCTATACTGGGGCGGATGCTCAAACGAAAGAAGATCTAGTAGAATTGTTAGAGCTTCAACCAAATGATGCAATTGGCCCTGCACTAAAACAACAACTAGATCACCTCCATAATACTGATATCGAACTTCAAGTTGCGAACTCAGTCTGGTATGGCAATGGAGCGATCTTATTTGATGATTATATTGCAGACATGGAAACAATGTTTGATGCAGATGTAAGCGATGAACTTACAGTGGATGGAATCAATTCTTGGGTGAATGAAAAAACCAAAGGGCGTATTCCAACAGTCGTCGAAAAGATTAAAGAGGATACAATTGCTTATCTAATCAATACCGTTTTTTTTGATGCCAAATGGGGTGAACCGTTTACAGAAACGCCAAACCAGCCGTTTTATTTAACAGAGAACAAGTCAATTGAAGTTCCATTTATGGCGTTAGAAACAACGATGCCTTATGTGAAAACAGAGGAAGTAGAAGTTGTAAAAATCGCATATGAAGACCCGCGTTTCTCGATGCTTGTGGCTCTACCAAATGAGTCAGTTACTGATCTTGGCGAATCGATTAAGCATTTAAGTGAACTGTCTTTTAATGAAAAAGCTGTTGAAGTCAAGCTCCCGTTATTTACATTTGAACAAAAACATAACTTAGAACAAATCCTTTCAGCGATGGGGATGGCTTCGTTGTTTGAAAATGCATCACTTAATCAAATGTTTGAAGCGATTCCAGGTGCTTATACGTATATTGATGAGGTCATTCAAAAGGCAATGATTGAAGTAGATACGGAAGGGACAGTTGCAGCTGCTGTAACTGCGGTTGGAATAACGCTTGAAAGCTCAATTGAAATGGATCATCATACAAGATTCGTAGCAGACCGTCCTTTTCTATATGCCATTCTTGATGAAGAGACAAACATCGTGTTATTTGCGGGTGTGATGATGGATCCATCTGAACAAGGGGATTTTGAGTAAGACAGCAAAAGCTGTCTTTTTTTACGTTTTTATGTATAGTAGACTATACATAAAGTAAAGTTTAGTATACAATAAAATTGGAAGAAGGTGGATTATGACAATTGAGAACCGAGTAAGAGAGTTAAGGGCTGTAAAAAGAATAACGCAAGGAGACCTAGCGGAAAAGGTTGGAGTAACAAGGCAGACAATTGTCGCATTAGAAAAGGGAAGTTATTCACCTTCTTTGTTGCTTGCTTTACAAATTGCAAAGGTTTTTGATACGACGGTTGAAGCGGTTTTTTATTTAGAAGAGGAGTGATCTTATGCGGTTTTGGATTGGAGTTTCATTTTCCTTTGTAGCGCTTAGTCTATTTACGTGGCAGCTAATTGAGTATTACCGAGCATCTTTAACATTGTCTGGATCAGAAGGGACATTCTTCTTTCTTAATTTAACACCGGGTTTTCTTTTATTCATTTTGATGATTCCTTATGGTTTTTACCTTCGCTATATGACAAAAAAGAATAAAGTCCCGCTTAAGGAATTGATGCTTATTCCACCTGAATTTAAAGAACGTGATGAGCGTGAAAAGGAAATTACGGCAAAAGCATGCCGTGCTTCTTATATGAGTATGTTCTACATCTATCCCGTTTTGGCAGCATTTCTGATTGTGTATCCCCTTATTCAAAATGTACTTCCATATTTGCCAATCGTTCTCGTAATGGTTGGTCCATTGTTGCAAATCTTTGTTTACTTGTTTACATGGCGTAAGGCTAATACAATATAACTGAAGCATATTACAAAGAGTGTACGAACAATTAGAACCTGTATTTTATAGAGCGATAAGTCACGATGCTAATCGTTCTCAGGTTTATGCTGTGTGCTTCAAAAAAATCAAGTTACATGTGGTTTTACTGCATAAAACGTTAAGCCTTAGAGAAAAAACATTTTTATTAAGTAGAGGTGAAAGCATGAATAAACAAACGGTTTTATTAATAATTGACATGATTAATCCATTTGATTTTAAAGGTGCTGAACAACTCTATCCGCTTGCATACAAGTGTGCGGAACAGGTAGCGAAGTTAAAAAAGCATATGCAAGATAAAGGTTATCCAGTTATCTATGTAAATGACAACTATGGGGATTGGAAATCAGAGTTTACACAAGTATATAACCATATTGTTAACGCTGGTTTGCCAGGGGCGCCAATTGCTGAAATCTTAGCACCAAGTGAAGAGGAGTATTCCGTTTTAAAGCCTCAATTCTCTGGTTTTTTTGCAACACCTCTTGATATGTTATTGAAGAGGATGGACGCCAAGACGTTAATAATAACTGGAGTAGTCGGGAATATGTGTATTGAATTCACTGCGAATGATGCCTATATGCTAGGTTATGATTTGCATATCCCAAAAGACGGATTTGCTTCAATTACAGAGGAGGAATACGACCGCTCACTTGATCACTTCAAGACGATTTTAAAAGCCGATGTTACCCCAATTTCTACCATAATAAATTGAGGAAAGCTATTGACGTCACGAACGAATCCGGTAAAATAAGACATGTTAGCACTCAATGTGGTTGAGTGCTAAAAGTAGTTGATAAGAACGAGGGAGTGTTTGCAATGGAAAAGAAACAATTTCAGGCAGAATCAAAACGATTGCTCGAAATGATGGTTAACTCAATCTATTCTCAAAAAGAAATATTCCTACGTGAATTGATTTCAAATTCAAGTGATGCGATTGATAAGATGTATTATCGTTCACTAACTGATGAGTCACTTGATTTTGAGCAAGGAAGCTATGCGGTTTTTGTAGAAGCTGATAAAGAAAAACGGACGTTAACACTTAAAGATACAGGTATTGGTATGACAAAAGAAGAGTTAGAATCAAATCTAGGTACAATTGCCAAGAGTGGTTCACTCGCTTTTAAGAAAGAAAATGAGATCAAAGATGGCCATGATATTATTGGTCAGTTTGGTGTAGGTTTTTATGCAGCATTTATGGTTGCAGATAAAGTCACTGTTCTTAGCCGTTCAGTTGATAGTGATCAAGCATACTTATGGGAATCTGATGGGACAGATGGCTATACAATTGAGCCAGCAGAGAAAGCAGAAGTTGGTACAGAAATTACGCTTCATATAAAAGAGAACACGGAAGATGAATCGTATGATGAATATATGGAAGAGTATCGTTTACAGCAAATTATTAAAAAGTACTCTGACTTTATTCGCTACCCGATTAAGATGAATGTGACAGTTAGCAAACCAAAAGAGGATAATGAAGAAGAGTACACAGAATTTGAAGAAGAGCAAACAATTAATAGCATGGTGCCAATCTGGCGCAAAAACAAGAGTGAACTGACGGATGAAGATTATGAGCAGTTTTACCAAGACAAGCGTTACGGTTTTGATAAGCCTCTTGAGCACATTCATGTTGCGGTTGATGGAGCTGTTCGCTATAATGCGATTCTGTTTATCCCTGAAAATACGCCATTTGATTATTATTCAAAGGAATATGAAAAGGGTCTTGAACTTTATGCTAATGGCGTTTTGATTATGGAAAAAAGTGCCGAACTCCTGCCAGACTATTTTAGTTTTGTAAAAGGGATGGTTGATTCCGAAGATCTGTCTTTAAACATCTCACGTGAAATGTTACAGCATGATCGCCAATTACAATTAATCGCTAAAAATATCAAATCAAAGATTAAAAGTCAGCTAAAGACGATGTTGAAAAAAGATCCGGATAAGTATGAAACATTTTACAAAGCATTTGGTCGTCAATTGAAATTTGGCGTATATAATGACTTTGGCGCCAACAAAGATGATTTACAAGACTTGCTTATGTTCTATTCATCTACAGAAAAGAAGCTTGTCTCACTTGCTGACTACGTTTCTCGCATGAAAGAAGGACAAACACAAATTTATTATGCAACTGGAGAGTCAACAGAGCGAATTGCGAAATTGCCGCAAACGGAGATGGTGGCTGATAAAGGTTACGAAATTCTCTATTTCACAGAAGATGTCGATGAGTTCGCTATAAAAATGCTCCGTGCTTATGATGAAAAAGAATTTGTCTCTGTTTCTAGTGCAGACTTGAAAATGGAAGAAGACGAAAAAGAAGACAGCACGGAATCGGACACTGAAAACGATGAGTTGTTTGAAAAAATGAAAGAAATTCTTTCTGGTAAGGTCAAAGATGTGCGCGTGTCAAAACGATTAAAAACACATCCAGTTTTCTTAGCGGCAGATGGAGAGATTACGCTAGAAATGGAAAAAGTTCTGCAAGCAATGCCAGACAACCAAAATGTAAAAGCAGAAAAAGTACTTGAATTAAATAGCAACCATGAGGTTTTTCAGTCGTTGAAAAAAGCGAATGAAGAAGATTCAGATAAGCTAGCTCTGTACACGAACCTATTGTACAGTCAAGCATTGCTAATTGAAGGATTGCCATTAGAAGATCCAGTTGAGTTTACAAAAGATATGTGTAAAGTAATGGTATAAAAAGAGATAGGACAGGGGAATAAAGCCCCTGTCTTTTTTTATGTAGAAGAAAAAAACGTTGGAAAAATTTTATTTGTATAATTTTTTAGTATGCCTTGCAATTTTGAAATACGATGTTTACCATAGTATAGCGTGTGGTAATTATAATAGATTTCCTTAATGAATTGTCAGATCTTTTACACAATGATTGATAATGAAAATGGTACAGAAAGAAGGGTGAGAAATGGCAGAAAACGTTAAAAAAGGCGGGCTTTTTCAACGCTTTCTAGATATGATTGAAAGAGTTGGTAATAAGCTACCGCATCCAGTTAATTTATTTGCGCTATTAGCAGTTATGGTCCTTATTGCTTCAGCCATCGTTGCCAGTTTGGGTGTATCTGTTGAAGATCCAGCAAATCCTGGTGAAACAGTAGAAGTTCAAAATTTATTAAATGGCGAGGGAATTGCCTATATCTTTTCAAGCATGGTAGATAATTTCATAGGATTTGCACCTTTAGGTGTTGTGTTGGCAACGATGCTTGGTATCGGAGTATGTGAACGAAGCGGTTTAATTGGCGCTGGTTTGAGAGGGTTTGTTCTGTCAATTCCGAACCGTTTAATTACAGCAGGTCTTGTTTTTGCAGCTATCATGTCCAGTGTAGCATCGGATGCTGGTTATGTTGTGTTACCTCCATTAGGAGCAGTTATTTATGCAGCATTAGGACGTCATCCAATGGCCGGTCTAGCGACAGCATTTGCAGGGGTTTCAGGTGGATTTAGTGCGAACTTAATGCTTTCTGCAACAGATCCCATGCTTGGTGAAATGACGATGCAAGCAGCAGCGACAATAGATCCAGCCTATGCGGACCAAATGAATAATGCAATGAACTGGTGGTTCATTATTGCTTCAACGTTCTTAGTCACATTTGTGATCACGTTAGTGTCTGAGAAAATTGTTGAGCCGCGTCTAGGAAAGTATAAAGGAGAGTATACTGGCGACCTCGATAAACTAAAGCCTATTGAGAAAAAAGGTTTAATTTATGCAATGATTTCATTTGCGATATCAGCAGGTTTAATGAGTTTGCTTGTATTCCCAGAATGGGGGCCAATGCGTGGGACAGGCGATAGTCCAATTGTTGTTTCACCATTTATGGATTCTCTTGTTGTTATTATTCTATTACTGTTTTTAATTCCTGGTCTAGTTTA
This window encodes:
- a CDS encoding prephenate dehydrogenase/arogenate dehydrogenase family protein; amino-acid sequence: MNVTVIGTGRMGSVIAKRLPLEHNRLLINNGKSEGKELAERIGAAYTTDLGKLEESDVIILCVPAATTSIIAKQAASFAKDGAILINCSTKAFFEEQLKQNYLNLYFVEAKIIGHAGSLEQGKSAIVVVDTDKREVFHMIADLFYGMGSVRMGDAKSVPVLSTMAAEAGLRTAVALRKQLTMYGLPEEMENILIESVCAGTMSAYVRNDLGHFGQELAEKLESETGGN
- a CDS encoding C45 family autoproteolytic acyltransferase/hydolase, translated to MREVYSDIIQFRGSHEEFGYKQGVLLKNSFTVLNRENQWKVRKKRFLIDIDEAKKEITAISQPIWHELIGLREALEWSMERVLAEFGGYRVPYNRSGCSIATGTNYLIRNYDYHPKTYEGRYTLFQPNDGGYAVMAPSQRITGRMDGMNEAGLAMGYNFMNRKNPGPGFICCMIGRFILETCATVEEAVQLLQTIPHRHSFSYIVYDRSGKTMIVEATPRETHVRSAIRCTNHFEQLAKENRHHLVDSKRRLEVLEESQRKELSAKEAYSLFNGQHRGLFSDLYSSWAGTIHTSMYFPDELKSWFAIGPDKKPFVIDFGEWLEGKDVSEERITGGIDTDVPFLHMDFPADWSRTK
- a CDS encoding short-chain fatty acid transporter, which encodes MFGAMTRFFDRIVQRYLPDAFIFAILLTILVFIIGVFATNSSPVDMVNYWGSGFWDLLSFTMQMALIVVTGYIFASSSVITKLLKRLATLANTPGQAIVLVTLVASFACLINYGFGLVIGALFAKHVVKRVPTVDYRLLIASAYSGFLLWHGGLSASIPLTIASNNHFLIDSLGLISVTQTLLTPYNLFIVITLIATLPVINYFSLKSIKDKTLIDPTFLEADKKIELAAASDNLLTPAERLENSQILSWIIGGAGLVFIFFHFIANGLDLNINIVNFTFLFLGILFHRTPKRFLDSVTQGVKNAGGIIIQFPFYAGIMGMMVASGLSEQIAMWFVNISTEATLPFLTFISAGIINFFIPSGGGQWAVQGPIMVPAALELGADTARVAMAVAWGDAWTNMIQPFWALPVLSIAGLKVRDIMGFCLILLIWSFIPITIGLFFF
- a CDS encoding 5'-nucleotidase C-terminal domain-containing protein; translated protein: MKKQAILVLVALGILSIYAEEAGAKEKTVRILHTNDSHGRAFEGEFDGMGFAKLKTMIEENQGEHSLLLDAGDTFHGTTFATLDQGESILKTYNQIGYDALVPGNHDFNYGLDRLQELAEMANFPVIGANVLDASGDPLFEPYILREVNGVTLGIFGLSTPETAYKTHPDNVKEVVFDDPSVTAARMVKELEEEDVDVIIGLSHLGIDESSVDTSEKVAAEVQGIDVIIDGHSHSILTHGVEAGNETLIASAGEYVQNLGIVELTFEEDELVEKKAWLMNQEDAGEPDEEVESLLTDMEANQQELLAEVVGKTAIKLNGEREHVRVEETNLGNLIADVLREATDADIALTNGGGIRASIAPGQITKGDLVSVSPFGNFGVTKEVTGAQLIELLENGVKAYPEPSGGFPQISGFTFAFNPDAPSGSRVHSVEIAGEPITEDTTYVLATNDFLAAGGDEYNQLAEAPLVNEFNAIDELLMNYLQSAGEIAPEVTGRMIVDEGIEPGGNSESALYIIQPGDTLFEIGLNHNLLWTTLMELNPHLYDSDLIYAGATIKIQ
- a CDS encoding serpin family protein; translated protein: MKRSRKLMMFSISFLMLVGCGREDETGGNKSIIQHNNQEVGQISIAQNTFANTLLSEVWKENKGENMLVSPYSVYHALSMLYTGADAQTKEDLVELLELQPNDAIGPALKQQLDHLHNTDIELQVANSVWYGNGAILFDDYIADMETMFDADVSDELTVDGINSWVNEKTKGRIPTVVEKIKEDTIAYLINTVFFDAKWGEPFTETPNQPFYLTENKSIEVPFMALETTMPYVKTEEVEVVKIAYEDPRFSMLVALPNESVTDLGESIKHLSELSFNEKAVEVKLPLFTFEQKHNLEQILSAMGMASLFENASLNQMFEAIPGAYTYIDEVIQKAMIEVDTEGTVAAAVTAVGITLESSIEMDHHTRFVADRPFLYAILDEETNIVLFAGVMMDPSEQGDFE
- a CDS encoding helix-turn-helix transcriptional regulator codes for the protein MTIENRVRELRAVKRITQGDLAEKVGVTRQTIVALEKGSYSPSLLLALQIAKVFDTTVEAVFYLEEE
- a CDS encoding cysteine hydrolase family protein, with product MNKQTVLLIIDMINPFDFKGAEQLYPLAYKCAEQVAKLKKHMQDKGYPVIYVNDNYGDWKSEFTQVYNHIVNAGLPGAPIAEILAPSEEEYSVLKPQFSGFFATPLDMLLKRMDAKTLIITGVVGNMCIEFTANDAYMLGYDLHIPKDGFASITEEEYDRSLDHFKTILKADVTPISTIIN